The following are encoded in a window of Lonchura striata isolate bLonStr1 chromosome 33, bLonStr1.mat, whole genome shotgun sequence genomic DNA:
- the LOC110476884 gene encoding uncharacterized protein LOC110476884, giving the protein MCKVSQKRSQNIPKHPQNALQMSEKGPQVSPKCPQNVPKHLQNVPKCPQIVPNCPQMSQIVPNVPTPHFSVPELLFGHARAAAPRPVHGVLGGSVLPSPQKPSPNVPKHPQTSRKCPKLSPNCPNTHFLSQSCSSAMPAPRRRGRCTACWAARCCWRPKNHPQTSPNIPRLSPNCPKLSPNIPKLSPNCPNTPFSVPELLFGHARAVGPRPVHGVLGGSVLLAPQKPSPNIPKHPQTSPNCPQIVPKCPKLSPNCPNTHFSVPELLFGHARAAAPRPVHGVLGGSVLLAPALPPNRTVKEIEWSFSGGTGATIQVAEVGPGGFERPDPRDRFGRRLEPVNGTALRLRQLQRGDSGVFGARIKLQPALVDDQAFNLTVHEAVPSPRTRSQLLASTLHWCNLTLQCQGSGHGAVNVSWAWAEPGPAWHRLSPDGTTLRVALPPAATNVTYACTVSNPADSKVALFHLHSLCQGAGGHSAFSTSGYVVLALVLVAVSLGGAFWCWRVNSEKAARAAATPTAPPEESPGEPQYSDIVCRSPPEGNDQGPSPPEAPQEPSAPQKAEPKEPQKSEAKEPQKSEPSAPQKSEAKEPQKSEAKEPQKSEPDEPQKSEAKEPQKSEPDEPQKSEAAAQEVT; this is encoded by the exons ATGTGCAAAGTGTCCCAAAAACGGTCCCAAAACATCCCCAAGCATCCTCAGAACGCTCTCCAAATGTCTGAAAAaggtccccaagtgtccccaaaatgtccccaaaatgtccccaaacatctccaaaatgtcccaaaatgtccccaaattgtcccaaattgtccccaaatgtcccaaattgtcccaaatgtcccaacaCCCCATTTCtctgtcccagagctgctcttcgGCCATGCCCGCGccgcggcgccgcggccggTGCACGGCGTGCTGGGCGGCTCGGTGCTGCcgtcaccccaaaaaccatccccaaatgtccccaaacatccccaaacATCCCGAAAAtgtcccaaattgtccccaaattgtcccaacacccattttctgtcccagagctgctcttcgGCCATGCCCGCGccgcggcgccgcggccggTGCACGGCGTGCTGGGCGGCTCGGTGCTGCTGGCGCCCCAAAAACCatccccaaacatccccaaacatccccagattgtccccaaattgtcccaaattgtccccaaacatccccaaattgtccccaaattgtcccaacACCCCATTTtctgtcccagagctgctcttcgGCCATGCCCGCGCCGTTGGGCCGCGGCCGGTGCACGGCGTGCTGGGCGGCTCGGTGCTgctggcaccccaaaaaccatccccaaacatccccaaacatccccaaacatccccaaattgtccccagaTTGTCCCTAAAtgtcccaaattgtccccaaattgtcccaacACCCATTTCtctgtcccagagctgctcttcgGCCATGCCCGCGccgcggcgccgcggccggTGCACGGCGTGCTGGGCGGCTCggtgctgctggcaccggcGCTGCCGCCCAACCGGACGGTGAAGGAGATCGAGTGGAGCTTCTCGGGCGGCACCGGCGCCACCATCCAGGTGGCCGAGGTGGGCCCGGGCGGCTTCGAGCGGCCGGACCCCCGCGACCGCTTCGGCCGGCGCCTGGAGCCCGTCAACGGCACGGCGCTGCGGCTGCGGCAGCTGCAGCGCGGCGACAGCGGCGTCTTCGGCGCCAGGATCAAGCTGCAGCCGGCCCTGGTGGACGACCAGGCCTTCAACCTCACCGTCCACG AGGCGGTGCCCAGCCCGCGCACCCGCAGCCAGCTGCTGGCCAGCACCCTGCACTGGTGCAACCTGAcgctgcagtgccagggcagcgGGCACGGCGCCGTCAACGTCAGCTGGGCCTGGGCCGAGCCGGGCCCCGCGTGGCACCGGCTGTCCCCCGACGGCACCACGCTGCGCGTGGCGCTGCCGCCCGCCGCCACCAACGTCACCTACGCCTGCACCGTCAGCAACCCCGCCGACAGCAAGGTCGCCCTGTTCCACCTGCACAGCCTCTGCCAGGGCGCCG GGGGGCATTCGGCTTTCTCCACCTCGGGCTACGTGGTGCTGGCGCTGGTCCTGGTGGCCGTGAGCCTGGGCGGCGCCTTCTGGTGCTGGAGGGTCAACAGCGAGAAGGCGGCACGGGCAG CCGCCACGCCCACGGCGCCGCCCGAGGAGAGCCCCGGGGAGCCCCAATACAGCGACATCGTCTGCAGGAGCCCCCCCGAGGGCAACGACCAg GGTCCCAGCCCCCCTGAGGCCCCACAGGAGCCCAGCGCACCCCAAAAAGCCGAGCCcaaggaaccccaaaaatccgaGGCcaaggaaccccaaaaatccgaGCCCAGCGCACCCCAAAAATCCGAGGCcaaggaaccccaaaaatccgaGGCcaaggaaccccaaaaatccgaGCCCGACGAACCCCAAAAATCCGAGGCcaaggaaccccaaaaatccgaGCCCGACGAACCCCAAAAATCCGAGGCCGCGGCCCAGGAGGTGACATAG